From the genome of Haloferax mediterranei ATCC 33500, one region includes:
- a CDS encoding winged helix-turn-helix transcriptional regulator — protein sequence MSNGSESSSHSNATLPRTHERQDELTSMSSLFGRKWNPVIIHALVEDGPLGFSELREPIDRISNKALSESLSTLEERGVVERTTISQRPFRVEYSLTDWGESLGSIVMDFIDSTKRDTEGTDIVDNENKDVNTSTAIDLGK from the coding sequence ATGAGCAATGGCTCGGAGTCGAGCAGTCACTCGAACGCCACTCTCCCACGGACACACGAGCGTCAGGACGAACTGACGTCGATGTCCTCGCTGTTTGGACGAAAGTGGAATCCGGTCATTATCCACGCCCTCGTTGAGGACGGTCCACTCGGGTTCAGCGAACTCAGGGAGCCGATTGACCGCATCTCCAACAAAGCACTCTCGGAGAGTCTGAGCACCCTCGAAGAGAGAGGCGTTGTCGAGCGAACTACCATCAGTCAGCGTCCGTTCAGAGTGGAGTACTCGCTGACTGACTGGGGGGAATCACTCGGGTCCATCGTTATGGACTTCATCGACAGTACGAAGAGAGACACCGAGGGTACGGATATCGTCGACAACGAGAACAAGGATGTCAACACCAGTACAGCAATTGACCTCGGGAAGTGA
- a CDS encoding winged helix-turn-helix transcriptional regulator produces the protein MSVEANSFADEPTGLADAIDLAKTPSREREENLLTGMSAVIGRKWHPVIVRQLLEGGPSGFSELKEQIDGISGKVLSENLKDLEGHQIVERRTVSTRPHRVEYSLTEPGRELEPMITAMREWGREYLHT, from the coding sequence ATGAGTGTAGAAGCAAACTCTTTCGCCGACGAACCGACTGGCCTTGCCGACGCAATCGACCTCGCAAAGACACCATCGAGGGAAAGAGAGGAAAACCTTCTCACCGGAATGAGCGCAGTGATCGGACGCAAATGGCATCCGGTCATCGTCCGTCAACTACTGGAGGGTGGACCTTCCGGGTTCAGCGAACTCAAAGAACAGATCGACGGTATCTCCGGGAAAGTGCTCTCGGAGAACCTCAAAGATCTTGAGGGGCATCAGATCGTCGAACGGCGCACCGTCAGCACCCGCCCGCACCGCGTCGAGTACTCGCTTACCGAGCCGGGACGCGAACTTGAGCCGATGATCACCGCGATGCGTGAGTGGGGTCGAGAATACCTTCACACGTAA
- a CDS encoding BGTF surface domain-containing protein: MTRNHQFTVVVVFIVVATVLGSVPPPVTATDTVPTDSDFGTEQLLGAGFEAVGSSVDDGGRVAVTDNSTHDDEDGEDDGDDHVDDDEDDGSFEFGDDGEDHTDNDEDDHVDEDDDTEDGFEFDDGDEDEHNEEDDEDSFEFGDDGDEEGHTDDEEGEDDEAAEDGFKFDDDEDGHAADDEGSFEFGDGDDDDHSSDDEDGFEFGDDHDDDHARDDHAEADKDGGDDGLGHAGEEESESNDEAAEQSVPDDPNATNRIDSPESRIPVARATDVEAGDDGIEQELIVSGEVERGGDTDTFEIDVSAATDAGTTITSVEATPGADTAAATASFSDGTVTVSIRDDAGDADTDVIAKISLVQDTQRTVPAPGVTYDVTQYASDATTTVRATATMQFDRVRKVGSAEARENQADIAEKQQGASSAESARAALATNTVSVDRGDVATLPIRIAGETDSATLTIESGASDYQADTAVTDGDGDGVVIVEFDTRAAGATDSVSPVVWTADADDAATLRNQVTSDAALPPGGYRIRVAAQTDGTTESTPTDAGILSIGTRSTDKIQVLTAPGSVDPDVDGDGTVEMVDLVALDRSGRLSADQTIATTDWVVLQVKASGLEGLVRNRSTFDAAIGDELALVITRVNEESTETNSSAVRLETDNLTANDAVTLVPAPGRDNYFVVINASRATVTDGSTTTGVAVPDAVYRATFAVTDERLRPADGDEPNVIQTAFKTVEPSATFGRDTVTVTPSANQTIVGATSMAPGTEVTVSVASANETEDKFVRKKTATVEKNGRFSASFDFAGQPTGSTLELAASAATSRGATLLKSTTVRVVSEGQAGEPTTKPEKTGTVASSVPPELSPPLRDRETGSDAEGTVDRVVLPEDTARSIGGTGPVGTVFIPVLVGTLVVTFVFVRNRKK; the protein is encoded by the coding sequence ATGACCCGAAACCACCAGTTCACAGTCGTCGTTGTCTTCATCGTCGTAGCCACTGTTCTCGGAAGCGTTCCACCGCCGGTAACGGCCACGGATACGGTGCCGACCGACTCGGATTTCGGGACCGAACAGCTACTCGGGGCCGGATTCGAAGCGGTTGGAAGTAGTGTTGATGACGGTGGGAGAGTCGCCGTGACGGACAATTCGACGCACGATGACGAGGATGGCGAGGACGACGGAGATGATCACGTCGATGATGACGAAGACGATGGCAGCTTCGAGTTCGGTGACGATGGAGAAGACCACACCGACAACGACGAGGACGACCACGTCGATGAGGACGATGATACCGAGGACGGCTTCGAGTTCGATGACGGAGACGAGGATGAACATAACGAGGAGGATGACGAGGATAGCTTCGAATTCGGTGACGATGGGGATGAGGAAGGCCACACCGATGACGAAGAAGGCGAAGACGACGAAGCTGCCGAAGATGGCTTCAAATTCGATGACGACGAGGATGGTCACGCTGCGGATGACGAGGGTAGTTTCGAATTCGGTGACGGCGACGATGACGACCACTCCAGTGATGACGAAGACGGTTTCGAATTCGGTGATGACCACGATGACGACCACGCCAGGGATGACCACGCCGAGGCTGACAAAGACGGCGGAGACGACGGCCTCGGCCACGCCGGAGAAGAAGAATCCGAATCGAACGACGAGGCAGCGGAGCAGTCCGTCCCGGATGACCCAAACGCCACTAACAGAATAGACTCACCGGAATCGCGCATCCCAGTCGCTCGGGCAACCGATGTCGAGGCAGGCGATGACGGCATAGAGCAGGAGCTGATAGTCAGCGGCGAAGTCGAACGGGGGGGAGATACAGACACGTTCGAAATCGACGTCTCGGCCGCCACAGACGCTGGCACGACTATCACGTCCGTTGAGGCCACCCCCGGGGCAGATACCGCGGCGGCCACCGCGTCCTTCAGTGACGGGACTGTCACTGTCTCCATTCGGGACGATGCCGGCGACGCGGACACGGACGTCATCGCCAAAATATCGCTCGTACAGGACACGCAGCGTACAGTCCCAGCGCCGGGGGTAACGTACGACGTCACGCAGTACGCGAGCGACGCAACCACGACAGTTCGGGCCACTGCGACAATGCAGTTCGACCGGGTTCGGAAGGTCGGTAGCGCCGAGGCCCGAGAGAACCAGGCGGACATCGCGGAGAAACAGCAGGGCGCCAGTAGCGCCGAATCAGCGCGCGCCGCCCTCGCGACGAACACGGTTTCCGTCGACCGCGGGGACGTCGCGACGCTCCCGATTCGAATCGCTGGAGAGACCGACTCAGCAACCCTCACTATCGAGAGCGGTGCAAGCGACTACCAGGCCGACACGGCAGTGACGGACGGTGATGGCGACGGGGTTGTTATCGTCGAGTTCGATACCCGGGCCGCCGGGGCCACCGACTCAGTGTCACCCGTCGTGTGGACGGCCGATGCGGACGATGCGGCGACGCTCCGTAATCAGGTCACGTCGGACGCCGCGCTACCCCCCGGTGGCTATCGGATTCGGGTCGCCGCCCAGACCGACGGCACCACCGAATCGACACCGACGGACGCCGGGATACTCTCGATTGGAACACGGAGTACGGATAAGATACAGGTGCTGACCGCACCCGGCTCAGTCGACCCGGACGTCGATGGCGATGGAACCGTCGAGATGGTCGATCTCGTCGCATTGGACCGGTCCGGTCGACTCTCAGCGGATCAAACTATTGCGACGACCGACTGGGTCGTTCTACAGGTCAAGGCGTCCGGACTCGAAGGACTCGTCCGGAATCGAAGCACGTTCGACGCTGCCATCGGTGACGAACTTGCGCTCGTAATCACCCGTGTCAACGAGGAGTCGACTGAGACAAATAGTTCAGCCGTACGGCTGGAGACGGACAACCTAACCGCCAACGATGCCGTCACACTGGTTCCGGCACCCGGACGCGACAACTACTTCGTCGTCATCAACGCGAGTCGGGCCACAGTCACCGATGGCAGTACGACAACCGGGGTCGCAGTCCCCGACGCTGTGTATCGGGCCACGTTCGCCGTCACCGACGAGCGCCTCCGGCCCGCCGACGGCGACGAACCAAACGTAATCCAAACGGCATTCAAAACCGTCGAGCCGTCTGCTACATTCGGACGCGACACGGTGACCGTCACTCCGTCAGCTAATCAGACGATTGTGGGTGCAACATCGATGGCACCGGGGACCGAGGTCACCGTCTCAGTCGCGTCGGCAAACGAGACGGAAGACAAGTTTGTGCGAAAGAAGACGGCCACAGTCGAGAAAAACGGCCGGTTCAGTGCTAGCTTCGACTTTGCTGGACAGCCAACCGGGTCCACGCTCGAACTCGCCGCCTCCGCCGCCACCTCGCGCGGGGCGACGCTCCTCAAGTCGACGACGGTGAGGGTCGTATCAGAGGGTCAAGCCGGCGAACCGACGACGAAACCGGAAAAGACAGGGACGGTAGCATCTTCGGTCCCGCCGGAGTTATCCCCACCCTTACGGGACCGGGAGACTGGTTCCGACGCCGAAGGCACCGTAGACCGGGTCGTTCTTCCGGAAGACACGGCCCGCTCGATTGGCGGTACTGGGCCGGTAGGAACCGTATTCATTCCGGTCCTCGTTGGAACTCTCGTGGTCACATTCGTATTCGTGAGGAACCGTAAGAAGTGA
- a CDS encoding putative sodium/potassium/calcium exchanger — protein sequence MKQSNRFALITFLVVALLIGTAAPAAVAVSGDAVSSELATDPPDVGPVSDHETVADDDDGGDNSDDSDEVEVDTEDGEIEHDGDVLEIDDFEDDFDFESNEDDDEVEIDFEDLDIEQDDENVEVEDDEADLDFENDGDEVEAESGDHEIEQDDDDLEVEDHEDGLDFESDDGGEEVDIDFEGLDIEQHGESAEVETDEIEYERGGNKFEDDSDDLEFENEDVEVERDHGEVEIETDEHEIEHDGEKLEVEKAGFNFENLGKEDEVDVEANGIEVEQDGDDAEVEDENGFDFENDGDRLEFEDAGGLVDLEATDDATDIEFDGGEIEQLDDALDVETDEVDFENDGDEVEFETDDHDIEQDDDDVDVEDDEDDIDFESTDGGDDVEFETADHGIEQDDDDLEVEDHEDDIDFENDDDEVEFETDDHDIEQRGDAVDVEIDDLELESDGETVDLERDKHEDIEVGAFLDDLTRDEIIELGTETGADDLDDLADMDIDELDDDEIEMLESMLSDGGE from the coding sequence ATGAAACAAAGTAATAGATTCGCGCTGATTACGTTCCTCGTGGTCGCCCTGCTCATCGGCACCGCGGCGCCGGCAGCGGTCGCGGTATCGGGGGACGCTGTCAGCTCTGAGTTAGCAACGGACCCGCCCGATGTCGGTCCCGTCAGCGACCACGAGACGGTCGCAGATGACGACGACGGTGGTGATAACAGCGACGATAGCGACGAGGTAGAGGTCGACACTGAGGATGGCGAAATAGAACACGACGGCGACGTCCTCGAGATCGATGACTTCGAGGACGATTTCGACTTCGAGTCCAACGAGGACGATGACGAAGTCGAAATCGACTTCGAGGACCTGGATATCGAACAGGATGATGAGAACGTCGAGGTCGAAGACGACGAAGCAGACCTCGACTTCGAAAACGACGGCGACGAGGTCGAAGCGGAGTCAGGCGACCACGAGATCGAACAAGACGATGACGACCTCGAGGTCGAAGACCACGAAGACGGTCTCGACTTCGAGAGTGACGACGGCGGCGAAGAAGTCGATATCGACTTCGAGGGTCTAGACATCGAGCAGCACGGTGAGAGCGCGGAGGTCGAAACTGACGAAATCGAGTACGAGCGCGGCGGCAACAAGTTCGAAGATGACTCAGACGACCTCGAATTCGAGAACGAAGACGTCGAGGTCGAACGCGACCACGGCGAGGTCGAGATCGAGACTGACGAGCACGAGATCGAACACGACGGTGAGAAACTCGAAGTTGAAAAGGCGGGCTTCAACTTCGAAAACCTCGGCAAGGAAGATGAAGTTGACGTCGAGGCAAACGGTATCGAGGTCGAACAGGACGGCGACGACGCCGAAGTCGAGGACGAAAACGGCTTCGACTTCGAGAACGACGGTGACCGCCTCGAGTTCGAAGACGCCGGTGGGTTGGTCGACTTAGAGGCGACTGACGATGCAACCGATATCGAATTCGACGGTGGTGAGATCGAGCAACTCGACGACGCCCTCGACGTCGAAACCGATGAGGTCGACTTCGAGAACGACGGCGACGAAGTCGAGTTCGAGACCGACGACCACGACATCGAACAGGACGACGACGATGTCGATGTCGAAGACGATGAAGACGACATCGACTTCGAGAGCACCGACGGCGGTGACGACGTCGAATTCGAGACGGCGGACCACGGGATCGAACAGGACGACGACGACCTTGAGGTCGAAGACCACGAGGACGATATCGACTTCGAGAACGACGACGACGAGGTCGAGTTCGAGACCGACGACCACGACATCGAGCAGCGCGGTGATGCAGTCGACGTCGAGATCGATGACCTCGAGTTGGAGTCCGACGGTGAAACCGTCGACCTCGAACGTGACAAACACGAGGATATCGAAGTCGGCGCGTTCCTCGACGACTTGACCCGAGACGAGATCATCGAACTCGGCACCGAGACCGGTGCGGACGACCTCGATGACCTCGCGGACATGGACATCGATGAGCTCGATGACGACGAAATCGAGATGCTCGAGAGCATGCTCTCCGACGGCGGCGAGTAG
- a CDS encoding winged helix-turn-helix transcriptional regulator: protein MAQLIGRKWNLVIIATLLNEGPMGFSKIESEVEGISNKVLAESLRTLEEHGVINRDILSERPFRVEYSLTKQGAAFEPLIERVRYGDLQVTSTDT, encoded by the coding sequence TTGGCACAGCTCATTGGGCGGAAGTGGAACTTAGTTATTATTGCGACACTCCTCAATGAGGGGCCGATGGGGTTCAGTAAGATCGAAAGCGAGGTCGAGGGGATTTCCAATAAGGTCCTCGCGGAGAGCCTCCGGACGCTTGAAGAGCACGGAGTAATAAACCGTGACATACTCAGCGAGCGTCCGTTTCGAGTCGAGTACTCGCTGACGAAGCAGGGTGCCGCCTTCGAACCACTCATCGAACGAGTGCGGTATGGCGACCTTCAGGTCACCTCCACAGATACCTGA
- a CDS encoding PAS domain S-box protein: MSSVTTSGRRFLREVIIDPGEGIISIDQGGTVVFANPPVERLLGHDPDTLVGKSIVRFFPTDHDTPLETIQRAATPPERPHRAVTDSSLVHAEGHEVPVSFTVDATDYEQSRFFTLRIHERTRHGEPSQSRANVGESLLRKIFEESNDAMVVFDNEHDEMVACNPRACELFGYNRDDLLSTAPSELYSYDTTTFDRFVDEVLEAGTACSDALEHRTADGSTLSVEISASRIEFEGDPHVLACVRDISGRVQRKQKLERYRTMVEAVGEGVYAADENLRFTLVNDGACELTNYDREELIGRPLTDLLAGEADDVDPADYEDLLVNTSSSSEPLRVVDAESAREARKQLYQSDQDVMTAEAPIRTKNGNVIPLEIRFSELPAGPDAEFRGTTGVLIDISDRKEHKRQLKTLNKASRELPQAEDPQAIAKAALDAVEQVVGFDVSGVRMFDEETNTLTPIEMTDAAEQLIDSRPAFELGATLAGHAYRRGEAVRNDEIDGSETVVGETSGETSFHFPLGEHGTLTVFVPSGTEVSESDIQLLEVLSATVTAHLNRAEREHTIQEQKHECRNQRDQLDTLNRINILIQDVVRELVKAGTRDGIENQVCRQLAESNLYRSAWIAEVNGVTDGILIKTGAGVEDGYLDAIEQMKLPRIGNGTVKQAIETGELSIARLYQVNSNTSTPEVEPPSEGEVEVTAAIPLRYGNRIYGVLVVDAAREDAFGEHAQSGLKVLGDAIGFSINALRNRELLQSDEIVELEFELTDQSNLPVYFSEKLGCRCRLEGTAPAEDGNYLCYLWADEASADTVSEVAEDMETVTHSRVIKEQEEECLFEVIKTESVLQTMAEVGATVQNAVAEDGDGTLVIETSQTTNLQEVIEALQSLYPTVEITAKRTVDRSVQTVTDLRNTAEDRLTEKQRQAIKAAYHAGYYDWPRGSTAEEIAESMDVSSATLHQHLRRATWKLLTTFLEETHDHPG; encoded by the coding sequence ATGTCATCAGTAACAACGTCCGGAAGGCGGTTCCTACGGGAGGTGATCATCGACCCCGGCGAAGGAATCATCTCGATTGACCAGGGAGGGACTGTTGTCTTCGCGAACCCACCAGTTGAGCGGCTCTTGGGGCATGACCCAGACACACTAGTTGGCAAGTCTATCGTTCGATTCTTTCCGACGGACCACGACACCCCACTCGAGACTATCCAACGTGCTGCGACCCCACCCGAGCGACCGCATAGAGCAGTCACTGATAGTTCTCTCGTCCATGCCGAGGGCCACGAAGTTCCCGTGTCGTTCACCGTGGACGCGACCGACTACGAGCAATCCCGGTTTTTTACTCTGCGAATTCACGAACGGACTAGACACGGTGAACCGTCACAGTCCCGAGCGAACGTCGGTGAATCCCTCCTCCGGAAAATCTTCGAAGAGAGCAACGATGCAATGGTCGTCTTTGACAACGAGCACGACGAGATGGTTGCTTGCAACCCCAGAGCATGTGAGTTGTTTGGATACAATCGAGATGACCTCCTGTCGACTGCTCCGTCTGAACTCTACTCGTACGATACGACCACATTTGACCGGTTCGTCGACGAGGTGTTAGAAGCGGGCACAGCCTGTTCCGACGCCCTCGAACACCGCACCGCCGACGGTTCGACCCTTTCAGTTGAAATTTCGGCATCGAGAATCGAATTCGAGGGTGACCCACACGTACTCGCCTGCGTTCGGGACATCTCCGGACGGGTTCAGCGAAAGCAGAAACTAGAGCGGTATCGGACAATGGTGGAAGCAGTCGGTGAGGGGGTGTACGCCGCCGACGAGAACCTCCGGTTCACTCTCGTCAACGACGGCGCGTGCGAGCTGACGAACTACGACCGAGAGGAACTCATCGGAAGACCGTTGACGGACCTTCTTGCGGGTGAGGCCGATGATGTCGATCCGGCAGACTACGAGGACCTGCTAGTCAACACCTCATCATCAAGCGAGCCGCTGCGGGTTGTTGACGCCGAGAGCGCCCGAGAAGCTCGTAAACAGCTCTACCAATCCGACCAAGACGTGATGACTGCTGAGGCACCGATCCGAACCAAAAACGGGAACGTCATCCCACTCGAAATTCGGTTCAGCGAACTCCCTGCTGGACCCGATGCGGAGTTCCGTGGAACGACCGGCGTGCTTATCGATATCTCCGACCGGAAGGAACACAAGCGACAACTCAAGACGCTCAACAAGGCGAGCCGAGAACTGCCTCAGGCGGAAGACCCTCAGGCCATCGCGAAAGCCGCTCTCGATGCCGTTGAGCAGGTCGTTGGGTTCGACGTTAGTGGCGTGCGGATGTTTGACGAAGAGACGAACACCCTTACCCCTATCGAGATGACCGACGCTGCCGAGCAACTCATCGACTCGCGGCCTGCATTCGAACTCGGCGCTACCCTCGCCGGCCATGCGTACCGCCGAGGCGAAGCGGTGCGTAACGACGAAATTGATGGCAGCGAGACCGTCGTTGGGGAGACAAGCGGCGAGACGAGCTTTCACTTCCCACTCGGGGAACACGGAACGTTGACCGTGTTCGTCCCTTCGGGAACTGAGGTCTCTGAATCCGACATCCAGTTGCTGGAAGTGCTTTCAGCGACCGTTACGGCCCACCTCAATCGCGCCGAGCGCGAGCACACCATCCAGGAGCAAAAACATGAGTGCCGAAACCAACGTGACCAACTCGACACGCTCAACCGGATTAACATACTCATCCAGGATGTCGTCAGAGAGTTGGTCAAGGCTGGCACGCGCGATGGAATCGAAAATCAGGTTTGCCGGCAGTTGGCCGAATCGAACCTCTACCGCAGCGCGTGGATAGCTGAAGTGAACGGGGTCACGGATGGAATTCTTATCAAGACGGGTGCAGGCGTCGAAGACGGGTATCTGGATGCAATCGAGCAGATGAAACTGCCCCGGATTGGAAACGGAACGGTCAAACAGGCAATCGAGACGGGTGAACTCAGTATCGCACGACTGTACCAAGTCAACAGTAACACGTCGACACCCGAAGTAGAGCCACCCTCCGAGGGCGAAGTCGAGGTTACCGCAGCCATCCCGTTGCGTTACGGGAACCGAATCTACGGGGTGCTCGTCGTGGACGCTGCTCGTGAAGACGCCTTCGGGGAACATGCGCAGTCGGGATTGAAAGTCCTCGGGGACGCAATCGGATTCAGTATCAACGCTCTTCGGAACAGGGAGCTACTCCAGTCAGACGAAATCGTCGAACTCGAGTTCGAGCTCACAGATCAGTCGAATCTCCCCGTCTACTTCTCCGAGAAACTCGGCTGTCGCTGTCGACTTGAGGGGACTGCTCCCGCAGAGGACGGCAATTACCTCTGCTACCTCTGGGCTGACGAGGCGTCGGCCGACACCGTGAGCGAGGTGGCCGAGGACATGGAGACGGTTACCCACAGCCGAGTCATCAAAGAGCAGGAAGAGGAGTGTCTGTTCGAAGTAATCAAGACTGAATCGGTCCTGCAGACCATGGCCGAAGTCGGTGCAACCGTCCAAAACGCCGTGGCAGAAGACGGGGACGGCACACTCGTTATCGAGACATCCCAGACCACGAACCTTCAGGAAGTGATTGAGGCACTCCAGTCGCTCTATCCCACCGTGGAGATAACGGCTAAACGGACGGTCGACCGTTCGGTTCAGACCGTTACTGACCTCCGTAACACGGCTGAGGACCGTCTCACAGAGAAGCAGAGACAAGCCATAAAAGCCGCGTACCACGCCGGCTACTACGACTGGCCGCGCGGAAGCACTGCCGAAGAGATAGCCGAGTCGATGGACGTCTCCTCCGCAACGCTCCATCAGCACCTCAGACGGGCGACGTGGAAACTCCTGACAACATTCCTTGAAGAGACGCACGACCATCCCGGGTGA